Proteins encoded by one window of Streptomyces sp. ALI-76-A:
- a CDS encoding MFS transporter, with the protein MSDVVYDRHQVRRARYAVAAVFAVHGAVTGSFATRVPWVQDHASVSAGQLGLALAFPALGASVAMPLAGGITHRFGARNALRGLIALWTVSLVLPALAPNLLTLCLALFVYGATAGMADVAMNALGVEVENRLGRSIMSGLHGMWSAGALVGSAAGTLAAHLGSDARLHHALAAAVLTVLGVAACGWVLDLQPAEDEEPPPRFALPPRSALLIGAVGFCAVFAEGASLDWSAVYLRDQLGSSAGLAAACTTGFTLTMAIARIAGDKVVDRFGSVRTVRVGGVLAVAGGLLIVVADHPAVAMAGFALMGLGIAVVVPLCFAAAGRSGPNPSLAIAGVATITYTSGLVAPSAIGGLAEATSLMVSFGLVTVLACGLVLFAGVLRTADRDRPKVSRDNRPAPVADPRP; encoded by the coding sequence ATGAGTGACGTGGTCTACGACCGGCACCAGGTGAGGCGGGCCCGGTACGCCGTGGCCGCCGTGTTCGCCGTGCACGGCGCCGTCACCGGCTCGTTCGCCACCCGGGTGCCGTGGGTCCAGGACCACGCCTCGGTCAGCGCGGGACAGCTGGGCCTGGCCCTGGCCTTCCCCGCGCTCGGCGCGTCCGTGGCGATGCCGCTCGCGGGCGGCATCACGCACCGCTTCGGCGCCCGGAACGCCCTGCGCGGCCTCATCGCCCTGTGGACGGTGTCCCTGGTCCTGCCCGCCCTCGCCCCGAACCTGCTGACGCTGTGCCTGGCCCTGTTCGTCTACGGCGCCACGGCGGGCATGGCCGACGTGGCGATGAACGCGCTCGGCGTGGAGGTCGAGAACCGGCTGGGCCGGTCGATCATGTCGGGCCTGCACGGCATGTGGAGTGCGGGCGCCCTGGTCGGCTCGGCGGCGGGCACACTCGCCGCGCACCTGGGATCGGACGCCCGGCTGCACCACGCGCTGGCCGCCGCCGTCCTGACCGTGCTGGGCGTGGCCGCGTGCGGGTGGGTGCTGGACCTGCAGCCCGCCGAGGACGAGGAGCCGCCGCCCCGCTTCGCGCTGCCGCCGAGGTCGGCGCTGCTCATCGGCGCGGTCGGGTTCTGCGCGGTGTTCGCGGAGGGCGCGAGCCTCGACTGGTCGGCGGTCTATCTGCGGGACCAGCTGGGCAGCTCGGCGGGACTGGCGGCCGCCTGCACCACGGGCTTCACGCTCACCATGGCGATCGCCCGGATCGCCGGCGACAAGGTGGTGGACCGGTTCGGCTCGGTGCGCACGGTCCGGGTGGGCGGGGTGCTGGCCGTCGCGGGCGGGCTGCTCATCGTCGTCGCGGACCATCCCGCGGTGGCCATGGCCGGATTCGCGCTGATGGGTCTGGGCATCGCCGTCGTCGTCCCGCTGTGCTTCGCGGCGGCGGGCCGCAGCGGCCCGAACCCCAGCCTGGCCATCGCGGGCGTCGCGACCATCACGTACACCTCGGGCCTGGTCGCGCCGAGCGCCATCGGCGGCCTGGCCGAGGCGACCAGCCTGATGGTGTCGTTCGGTCTGGTGACGGTACTGGCCTGCGGGCTCGTGCTCTTCGCGGGAGTGCTGCGCACGGCCGACCGCGACCGGCCGAAGGTCAGCCGCGACAACAGGCCCGCGCCCGTGGCCGACCCGCGGCCCTGA